The following proteins are co-located in the Acinetobacter sp. NCu2D-2 genome:
- a CDS encoding efflux RND transporter periplasmic adaptor subunit encodes MSTIHQAITGMIIVCSLTLWGCSKDKTAVEQEVPFVMVSQPSGSHTEQKSYAGDVQAKQQTALAFRVPGQITQRLVDVGDRVSKGQVLAILDVKDALLQSNVARAQLDNAKSAAKIAQDELHRFQQLLPLNAVSRSQYDAVENQYKAAASTLKQAQANFEVSQNQTSYNKLIATQNGVITGRHIEVGQVVAAGQAAFDFAVNGDREVVIGVPEQAVSEFKVGQSAWVTLWSKPNEKFAGYIREISPAADQSRTFRIKVALREGHSLIQLGQSARVFFVSNRTDILTVPLSSVSAENGQAYVMTVKPDNTLRKVPVTLGAYGRDSVPVLSGLKADEYVVIGGIHLLRDKQTIRPIDRENRSVKIQAGG; translated from the coding sequence ATGAGCACGATTCATCAGGCAATCACAGGGATGATTATCGTTTGCAGTCTAACCTTATGGGGATGTAGCAAAGATAAGACCGCAGTAGAACAGGAAGTTCCATTTGTCATGGTGAGTCAGCCTTCTGGTTCACATACTGAGCAAAAAAGTTATGCAGGCGACGTACAAGCCAAGCAACAAACAGCATTGGCTTTTCGCGTTCCGGGACAGATCACACAACGTCTTGTTGATGTAGGGGATCGTGTCAGTAAAGGGCAAGTCTTGGCTATTTTAGATGTCAAAGATGCCCTGCTGCAGAGTAATGTTGCTCGTGCCCAATTGGACAACGCCAAGTCTGCAGCCAAAATTGCTCAAGATGAGCTTCATCGTTTTCAGCAACTTTTACCGCTTAATGCCGTAAGTCGTTCTCAATATGACGCGGTGGAAAATCAATATAAAGCCGCAGCATCCACACTTAAACAAGCCCAAGCCAACTTTGAAGTCAGTCAAAATCAAACCAGTTATAACAAACTCATCGCAACGCAAAATGGGGTGATTACAGGGCGTCATATTGAGGTCGGGCAAGTCGTTGCTGCAGGGCAGGCGGCTTTTGATTTTGCTGTCAATGGTGATCGTGAAGTGGTGATCGGGGTTCCTGAACAAGCAGTGAGTGAGTTTAAAGTTGGACAAAGTGCATGGGTGACACTTTGGTCTAAACCGAATGAAAAGTTTGCAGGCTACATACGAGAAATTTCTCCTGCAGCAGATCAGTCACGTACTTTCCGTATCAAAGTCGCTTTGCGTGAAGGTCATAGCCTCATTCAACTCGGGCAGAGTGCACGGGTATTTTTTGTTTCTAATCGGACAGATATTCTGACCGTACCACTTTCAAGTGTATCGGCTGAAAATGGTCAGGCGTATGTCATGACCGTCAAGCCCGACAATACGCTGCGTAAAGTTCCCGTGACATTAGGTGCATATGGTCGTGACAGTGTGCCAGTCCTTAGTGGTTTAAAAGCAGATGAATATGTGGTGATTGGGGGCATTCATTTATTACGTGATAAACAGACGATTCGCCCGATTGATCGTGAAAA
- a CDS encoding TetR/AcrR family transcriptional regulator, whose protein sequence is MQITPGRPKDLEKRQRILDAAKNAFLSHGYHGSNMNEIAKDAGVTKLTVYNHFQDKANLFACAIKETCASILHTLPIQLNEHSNFAQAFYDLCELAMDMVHLPEAIKLDLLLMELSAQQNPLVQQFYQAAHVPLQHMWKQFLLQAQHYHFIQVADVEQQIELLGSLLFGFRHQKILLGVKAVPTPEEKQQIIQDSIEIFLLRYPAR, encoded by the coding sequence GTGCAAATCACACCCGGACGACCGAAAGATCTTGAAAAGAGACAGCGCATTTTAGACGCTGCGAAAAATGCATTTTTAAGCCATGGTTATCATGGCTCGAACATGAATGAAATTGCTAAAGATGCAGGCGTGACCAAGCTGACGGTGTATAACCATTTTCAGGATAAAGCCAACTTATTTGCCTGTGCCATTAAAGAAACCTGTGCTTCTATTTTGCATACTTTACCTATTCAGTTGAATGAACATTCCAATTTTGCTCAAGCCTTTTATGACTTATGTGAATTGGCGATGGATATGGTGCATTTACCTGAAGCCATTAAACTGGATTTATTATTAATGGAACTTTCTGCGCAGCAGAATCCATTGGTACAGCAGTTTTATCAAGCTGCACATGTGCCACTGCAACACATGTGGAAACAGTTTTTATTACAAGCACAGCACTATCATTTCATTCAAGTTGCAGATGTCGAACAACAAATCGAATTGCTAGGCTCACTGTTATTTGGTTTTCGTCATCAAAAGATTTTACTCGGTGTAAAAGCCGTGCCTACGCCTGAGGAAAAGCAGCAGATTATTCAGGACAGTATCGAAATCTTCTTACTTCGCTATCCAGCCAGATAA